The following are encoded together in the Streptomyces rapamycinicus NRRL 5491 genome:
- the dacB gene encoding D-alanyl-D-alanine carboxypeptidase/D-alanyl-D-alanine endopeptidase — MSSATSSTGRHRKAKPMSLAVRRAFIIAAVPVTGALLSAPSALAADKSTKTTTTAQSVAADGLDPAEQRIAENLNTRAQNPNLGDTFSGIVLDSASDKVIWGHDADTALMPASNAKLATATAALTVLGPEHRFTTKVVYGDGTLTLIGGGDRMLTTADLTELAKTAAAGVKLGGLDSVKVRIDDSLFPEPTLATGWNDSYYDDQVSPVRSLVVDGKLSADTSIDAGKVFAQQLADQGVTVDGEVTRGTASATDVPVGQHLSPTLSETIKKMLKKSDNDIAETVLRMTALGAGRPATYEDGTAVVRDVLSRHYGVSMDNFEIHDGSGLSRADRVPARTVADILDLLTDPRYSGLLRSIDEGLPVAGEAGSTLGPEWGRFDTPDSQCAVGQVKAKTGTLTGAIALSGLTKAEDGRWKVFSFIENQSSADPAATKDTLDGLAATVNGCWA; from the coding sequence ATGTCCAGCGCGACCTCGTCCACCGGGCGTCATCGCAAAGCCAAGCCCATGAGCCTCGCCGTGCGCCGCGCGTTCATCATCGCGGCCGTCCCGGTCACGGGCGCGCTGCTGTCCGCTCCGTCCGCACTCGCCGCCGACAAGAGCACCAAGACCACCACGACGGCCCAGTCGGTGGCCGCCGACGGGCTGGACCCCGCCGAGCAGCGGATCGCGGAGAACCTCAACACCCGTGCGCAGAACCCGAATCTCGGCGACACCTTCAGCGGCATCGTGCTGGACTCCGCGTCCGACAAGGTCATCTGGGGGCATGACGCCGACACCGCGCTGATGCCCGCGTCCAACGCCAAGCTGGCCACCGCCACGGCGGCGCTGACCGTGCTCGGCCCCGAGCACCGCTTCACCACCAAGGTGGTCTACGGCGACGGCACGCTCACCCTCATCGGCGGCGGCGACCGCATGCTGACCACCGCCGATCTCACCGAACTCGCCAAGACGGCCGCCGCCGGGGTGAAGCTCGGGGGCCTGGACTCGGTGAAGGTCCGCATCGACGACAGCCTCTTCCCCGAGCCGACCCTCGCCACCGGCTGGAACGACTCCTACTACGACGACCAGGTGTCGCCGGTGCGCTCCCTGGTGGTGGACGGCAAGCTGTCCGCGGACACCTCCATCGACGCGGGCAAGGTCTTCGCCCAGCAACTCGCCGACCAGGGCGTCACGGTCGACGGCGAGGTCACCCGCGGCACGGCCTCGGCGACGGACGTCCCGGTGGGGCAGCACCTGTCCCCCACGCTGTCCGAGACGATCAAGAAGATGCTCAAGAAGAGCGACAACGACATCGCCGAGACGGTGCTGCGCATGACCGCGCTCGGCGCCGGCAGGCCCGCCACCTACGAGGACGGCACTGCCGTGGTGCGGGACGTCCTCAGCCGCCACTACGGGGTCTCGATGGACAACTTCGAGATCCACGACGGCAGCGGACTCTCCCGCGCGGACCGCGTCCCGGCGCGGACCGTGGCGGACATCCTCGACCTGCTCACCGACCCGCGCTACAGCGGGCTGCTGCGCTCCATCGACGAGGGCCTGCCGGTGGCGGGCGAGGCGGGCAGCACCCTGGGCCCCGAGTGGGGCCGCTTCGACACCCCGGACTCCCAGTGCGCCGTCGGCCAGGTCAAGGCCAAGACGGGCACGCTGACCGGCGCCATCGCGCTCAGCGGCCTGACGAAGGCGGAGGACGGCCGGTGGAAGGTGTTCTCC
- a CDS encoding DUF1996 domain-containing protein: MRNKKRHKRSRVIGLTVVGVTALAVGGGALLMTDNDASAARQPTGRQAPARAAMTVKCPDAATRLASVPQQARPTVDKELATMDSQVADAYKQLAARGPGADRDWVRTRVLEPLTAQRRGALNRIGNEIGRVASRPSGLDTMASCTVQEAPGSAAAPAAASAGATPAAGTAAPAAPAAGGQAQSGPVRADFVDIRKVKPNVKNPRNRGNASRGTFSSRCGRNENKHFNSDNVIVAPGVSNGAHHMHDYVGNRDTDAFSTNDSLAAAGTTCTNGDRSTHYWPVLRLQDGTKEVDADAPGGGTEGNIGRILRPTTASITFRGSAVSKVVAMPKFLRIITGDAKAFTNGTANANASWSCTGFENRQLKDKYPLCPKGSKVVRTFKFQSCWDGKNADSANHRTHVAFADAKGACGKGFKAIPQLIQRITYKVAPGSLFAVDSFPEQLHKPVTDHGDFINVMSGSLMKKAVKCINTGRKCG, encoded by the coding sequence ATGAGGAACAAGAAGAGACACAAGCGATCCAGGGTCATCGGGCTGACCGTGGTCGGAGTGACCGCACTGGCCGTGGGTGGCGGGGCTCTCCTGATGACCGACAACGATGCTTCCGCCGCCCGTCAGCCGACCGGGCGGCAGGCGCCGGCGCGGGCGGCGATGACCGTCAAGTGTCCGGACGCCGCGACCCGGCTGGCGAGTGTGCCACAGCAGGCGCGGCCCACTGTGGACAAGGAACTGGCCACGATGGACAGCCAGGTGGCCGACGCCTACAAGCAGTTGGCCGCGCGCGGCCCCGGCGCCGACCGGGACTGGGTGCGCACCCGGGTGCTGGAGCCGCTGACCGCCCAGCGGCGTGGCGCGCTGAACCGCATCGGGAACGAGATCGGCCGGGTGGCGAGCCGCCCGTCCGGCCTGGACACGATGGCGTCCTGCACCGTGCAGGAAGCGCCCGGCTCCGCCGCCGCACCCGCCGCCGCTTCGGCGGGCGCAACCCCCGCCGCGGGAACGGCCGCCCCCGCCGCTCCGGCCGCGGGCGGCCAGGCGCAGTCCGGCCCGGTGCGGGCGGACTTCGTGGACATCCGCAAGGTGAAGCCGAACGTCAAGAACCCCCGCAACCGGGGCAACGCCTCCCGCGGCACCTTCTCATCGCGCTGCGGACGCAATGAGAACAAGCACTTCAACTCGGACAACGTGATCGTCGCCCCCGGTGTGTCCAACGGCGCCCACCACATGCACGACTACGTCGGCAACCGCGACACCGACGCCTTCTCCACCAACGACAGCCTCGCCGCCGCCGGGACCACCTGCACCAACGGCGACCGCTCCACCCACTACTGGCCGGTCCTGCGGCTCCAGGACGGAACGAAGGAGGTCGACGCCGACGCACCCGGCGGCGGCACCGAGGGCAACATCGGGCGGATCCTGCGGCCGACCACCGCGTCGATCACCTTCCGTGGCAGCGCGGTGTCCAAGGTCGTGGCGATGCCCAAGTTCCTGCGCATCATCACCGGCGACGCCAAGGCGTTCACCAACGGCACGGCCAACGCCAACGCCTCCTGGAGCTGCACCGGCTTCGAGAACCGGCAGCTGAAGGACAAGTACCCGCTCTGCCCGAAGGGCAGCAAGGTGGTCCGTACGTTCAAGTTCCAGAGCTGCTGGGACGGCAAGAACGCCGACAGCGCCAACCACCGCACCCATGTGGCGTTCGCGGACGCCAAGGGCGCGTGCGGCAAGGGGTTCAAGGCCATTCCGCAGCTGATCCAGCGGATCACCTACAAGGTCGCACCCGGCTCGCTCTTCG